A stretch of Candidatus Omnitrophota bacterium DNA encodes these proteins:
- a CDS encoding methylenetetrahydrofolate reductase yields MSFCEKLASGKFVVTSEIGPPKGIDVKDLLDDASLIKTRVDAVNVTDLQSSVMRAGSLSVCHLLKDRGIEPIFQMTCRDRNRLALQSDLLSAGILGIENILILTGDYPTLGDHPEAKPVFDLGSVQLLEVAKTLQGGKDMKGNPLAGSPSFCLGAVVNPGADPLEPEIIKMEQKITAGARFFQTQAVYDIELFKRFMLEIKHLKVPVLAGIVLLKSAGMARFMNKNVSGVFVPDILIKEMEEAKDKAVASVNIAARLIKELKPLCQGIHIMPIGWAKKVPLVLDAAGL; encoded by the coding sequence ATGAGTTTTTGCGAAAAACTCGCCTCCGGCAAGTTCGTGGTGACAAGCGAGATAGGCCCTCCCAAAGGAATAGACGTAAAAGACCTCCTCGACGACGCCTCTCTGATTAAGACCCGAGTGGATGCCGTAAACGTTACGGATCTGCAGAGCTCCGTGATGAGAGCGGGATCGCTCTCGGTCTGCCATCTGCTCAAGGATAGAGGCATAGAGCCGATATTCCAGATGACATGCCGCGACAGGAACAGGCTCGCGCTGCAGTCCGACCTGCTCTCCGCCGGCATTCTCGGAATAGAAAATATCCTGATACTTACCGGAGACTATCCCACGCTCGGCGACCACCCTGAGGCGAAACCGGTCTTCGACCTGGGAAGCGTGCAGCTTCTGGAGGTCGCGAAGACTTTGCAGGGCGGCAAAGATATGAAAGGCAATCCACTTGCGGGGAGCCCTTCTTTCTGTTTAGGTGCTGTGGTAAATCCCGGGGCTGATCCTCTGGAGCCCGAGATAATCAAGATGGAGCAGAAGATAACCGCCGGCGCCAGATTCTTCCAGACGCAGGCCGTCTATGACATCGAGCTTTTTAAGAGGTTTATGCTGGAGATCAAACATCTGAAGGTGCCCGTCCTTGCCGGAATAGTATTATTAAAGTCGGCGGGCATGGCGCGTTTTATGAATAAGAACGTTTCCGGCGTATTCGTGCCGGATATTCTGATAAAAGAGATGGAAGAGGCTAAGGACAAGGCCGTCGCATCGGTCAATATCGCCGCGCGTCTTATTAAAGAGCTGAAGCCGTTGTGCCAGGGTATCCACATAATGCCGATAGGCTGGGCCAAAAAAGTGCCGCTCGTCCTGGACGCAGCGGGATTATAA